A single genomic interval of Oreochromis aureus strain Israel breed Guangdong linkage group 12, ZZ_aureus, whole genome shotgun sequence harbors:
- the LOC116317425 gene encoding uncharacterized protein C2orf81 homolog isoform X1, whose translation MPRSATKLQTDKRRCRSSVQVISPAAQEQKGEDIIPGRLTRTQWTDMLLQEDADEAVGEILDELLRKVMKGCLDVYTESQLPTFSASWAKRYLTQIVEHQILCLDEAEGPGERSRTEDSEPVPPISDAWAQGCVPVLIHQQHLAAQEVAGGPSPRVTPLLQPKSCDS comes from the exons ATGCCACGCTCTGCAACCAAGCTTCAAACTGACAAGCGCAGATGTAGGTCATCTGTACAGGTGATCTCACCTGCAGCACAAGAGCAGAAAGGGGAAGATATAATCCCAGGTCGCTTGACCCGGACCCAGTGGACAGATATGTTGCTTCAGGAGGATGCAGATGAGGCAGTGGGGGAAATCTTAGATGAGCTGCTGAGGAAGGTCATGAAAGGATGTCTTGATGTGTATACTGAGAGCCAG CTACCAACTTTCTCCGCATCTTGGGCCAAGAGGTACCTCACACAGATTGTAGAGCACCAAATCTTGTGCCTAGATGAGGCAGAAGGACCAGGCGAAAGATCAAGAACAGAAGATTCTGAGCCTGTGCCACCAATTTCCGATGCCTGGGCTCAAGGATGTGTGCCTGTTCTTATCCATCAACAACATCTTGCTGCACAGGAG GTTGCAGGAGGTCCATCACCTCGGGTCACCCCACTGCTTCAGCCCAAGAGCTGTGACAGCTGA
- the LOC116317425 gene encoding uncharacterized protein C2orf81 homolog isoform X2 has protein sequence MPRSATKLQTDKRRCRSSVQVISPAAQEQKGEDIIPGRLTRTQWTDMLLQEDADEAVGEILDELLRKVMKGCLDVYTESQLPTFSASWAKRYLTQIVEHQILCLDEAEGPGERSRTEDSEPVPPISDAWAQGCVPVLIHQQHLAAQEKADIDQVPAQREARVSQQ, from the exons ATGCCACGCTCTGCAACCAAGCTTCAAACTGACAAGCGCAGATGTAGGTCATCTGTACAGGTGATCTCACCTGCAGCACAAGAGCAGAAAGGGGAAGATATAATCCCAGGTCGCTTGACCCGGACCCAGTGGACAGATATGTTGCTTCAGGAGGATGCAGATGAGGCAGTGGGGGAAATCTTAGATGAGCTGCTGAGGAAGGTCATGAAAGGATGTCTTGATGTGTATACTGAGAGCCAG CTACCAACTTTCTCCGCATCTTGGGCCAAGAGGTACCTCACACAGATTGTAGAGCACCAAATCTTGTGCCTAGATGAGGCAGAAGGACCAGGCGAAAGATCAAGAACAGAAGATTCTGAGCCTGTGCCACCAATTTCCGATGCCTGGGCTCAAGGATGTGTGCCTGTTCTTATCCATCAACAACATCTTGCTGCACAGGAG AAGGCTGACATTGACCAGGTTCCAGCACAGAGAGAGGCACGAGTCAGCCAGCAATGA
- the LOC116317425 gene encoding uncharacterized protein C2orf81 homolog isoform X3, producing the protein MPRSATKLQTDKRRCRSSVQVISPAAQEQKGEDIIPGRLTRTQWTDMLLQEDADEAVGEILDELLRKVMKGCLDVYTESQLPTFSASWAKRYLTQIVEHQILCLDEAEGPGERSRTEDSEPVPPISDAWAQGCVPVLIHQQHLAAQEADIDQVPAQREARVSQQ; encoded by the exons ATGCCACGCTCTGCAACCAAGCTTCAAACTGACAAGCGCAGATGTAGGTCATCTGTACAGGTGATCTCACCTGCAGCACAAGAGCAGAAAGGGGAAGATATAATCCCAGGTCGCTTGACCCGGACCCAGTGGACAGATATGTTGCTTCAGGAGGATGCAGATGAGGCAGTGGGGGAAATCTTAGATGAGCTGCTGAGGAAGGTCATGAAAGGATGTCTTGATGTGTATACTGAGAGCCAG CTACCAACTTTCTCCGCATCTTGGGCCAAGAGGTACCTCACACAGATTGTAGAGCACCAAATCTTGTGCCTAGATGAGGCAGAAGGACCAGGCGAAAGATCAAGAACAGAAGATTCTGAGCCTGTGCCACCAATTTCCGATGCCTGGGCTCAAGGATGTGTGCCTGTTCTTATCCATCAACAACATCTTGCTGCACAGGAG GCTGACATTGACCAGGTTCCAGCACAGAGAGAGGCACGAGTCAGCCAGCAATGA
- the wdr54 gene encoding WD repeat-containing protein 54 gives MYHKEKSIQIKNSASALYNNLSVLRIAPRRLTHFTVVHANMVNMVSASWDGLNYTHRQLQSKEPNVATSTSLIMQAAFCVLPSRDLLVVTSQKGIQMYESDGSIMVYWHALDTPETPTAQAVFARGIAAVYENYICVGVSSGAILVFDVPSKGSNITLSEVLEEHKESITDMASECSGSQECIANLVTADDGGNLCVWKSGEEFQLLNKIPGFDMSCSSVKLWKGTVVAGYGTGQIRLYEAVTGILHAEINAHARWIYSVDIAPFSGLLLSAAEDSLVRVWHMTITPETNSVEVVHLHNECVTDTQICGAKFCDGDGYAFAVTGYDLSEIIRYIQS, from the exons ATGTATCACAAAGAAAAGAGTATCCAGATAAAAAACAGCGCATCAGCGTTGTACAACAACCTCAGCGTGCTGCGCATCGCACCGAGGCGCCTCACCCACTTCACCGTGGTCCATGCTAACATGGTCAACATGGTCAGCGCGTCCTGGGACGGTCTAAACTACACCCACCGTCAGCTGCAGTCCAAGGAGCCCAATGTTGCTACAAGCACTTCGCTTATCATGCAG GCTGCATTTTGTGTGCTCCCCTCTCGTGATCTGCTTGTGGTGACGTCTCAAAAGGGCATCCAG ATGTATGAATCTGATGGCTCCATCATGGTGTACTGGCATGCACTGGATACTCCAGAAACACCTACAG CACAGGCAGTGTTTGCCCGAGGGATAGCAGCAGTCTACGAGAATTATATATGTGTGG GAGTTTCATCTGGTGCAATTTTAGTATTTGATGTCCCCAGTAAAGGAAGTAATATTACCTTGTCTGAAGTCCTGGAGGAGCACAAAGAATCCATCACTGACATGgcctcagagtgttctggcagcCAG GAGTGCATAGCTAATCTTGTCACTGCAGATGATGGGGGAAACCTATGTGTGTGGAAGTCTGGGGAGGAGTTTCAGCTGCTCAACAAGATCCCTGGTTTTGA TATGAGCTGCTCATCTGTCAAGCTGTGGAAGGGCACAGTGGTGGCAGGTTACGGCACAGGCCAGATTCGACTCTACGAGGCAGTTACAGGAATTTTGCATGCTGAGATCAACGCTCATGCTCGCTGGATATACTCAGTAGACATTGCTCCTTTTTCTGGATTG CTTTTATCTGCTGCTGAGGACTCTCTTGTCAGAGTATGGCACATGACTATCACCCCAGAGACCAACAGTGTGGAG GTTGTGCATTTGCATAACGAGTGTGTGACAGATACACAAATCTGTGGCGCCAAGTTCTGCGATGGCGATGGCTATGCCTTTGCAGTGACAGGCTATGATCTGAGTGAGATTATCCGCTACATCCAGTCATAG